The following is a genomic window from Corvus hawaiiensis isolate bCorHaw1 chromosome 5, bCorHaw1.pri.cur, whole genome shotgun sequence.
CCTCTGTTACATGGGATTCCAAGCAGTGTGTGACgtgctgttttatttattgGTATCACAGAGCCAAGATGGCTCAGCTACTGACCAGGACCCCAACATGAGAAGCCCCCTGAGCTTCAGACCATTCAAGTGCCACACGCACCTTTACCCTTTCGAACCCCACCTTTCATACACATTTCAGCATTGTCACCGCAGTCTCACAAATACACAGTTTTTTCAACAAACCACATGCGTCCTTGTTGTGAAAATCAACTCACAACAAAGAAACTGAGCTTTCAGCAGGGCACCTGAATTTAGGAGCCGATATTACCCCACAAGATCTCAAAGTACCAACTGCCTTTCTCTGGTAGGTGGCTGAGCACAGCAGATGAGCCTACAATGTGcaacagctgaaatgaaaatctTTGAGAGCCATCTCCAGTCACATCAGCACTGGCGAACACTCCAGCTGTCAGTGAGAAGTCCCAGTTAGTGCCACCATCTTCAGAaccaattttcttcctttttccttgaaTCAAGTCTTTGTACCTTCCCAATTCTTTGTAGATAAGATGAAGAGAACCAAGCATCCTATATGGAATCTGTTAGTCCAGGGTGGAACTGAATCCCTaagataatttctttcttatttgaGTGGTCACATTGTGCCCATAATACAAGAATGGAATAGAGGAAGTCTGTTTCCTGAGAAAAGATGTACTGAAGTTTCATAACAAAATTCCAACTTCTCTAGCAATTCAAGTCTTGTGCAGAAATCAGAGTGCAGCAAGGCAATACTCTGCCTGGAATTCCATGGAACTGAGGAGCTGCCATAGGATGTTTGGGAAGAGGAGAGTTCTTTGTCACGAGCACACTCCATAATCCATTTTGAGAAAGGCATCTGGTTGCTTTGCTCATGAAAACAATAAGAACATGCCATGCCCAGAGGTGTCATGGTCTAATTTTCCAGGAATTGCCTACTCTCTATATTCCTAAGTTTAAGCAAAGTTTTGAGAACCAGCCATTTTCCTTAGtccaaagcatttttttgtcctttatgGCACCAGAAGCCCACACTTGGCCCAGCACACTGAAGGTAACTGCTGGGTTGGGAGAGGGCTGTTTATCCACACACACAGCCAGCATACACCAAAATCAGAACCCAAATGGTTTCTGGGCAGTGCATGATGTCCAGAATACAGCTCCACTGTGAGGGAGGTGGTGCTTTTCctccagaggaggaaaaagaagaaaacaaaaccaaacaaaacacacaaaagacCAAAGCAGAACACTGTACGAGTGCTTGAAATGACTGAAAACAGCTAAAACCAACCAGTCCTCCCCACGGCAAACACCGGGCACAAGAGAGCGCCGAGAGGCCTGCCAGTGGCCTCAGCTGCTTGGACCTGAGCATGAGCCACCCTCACCCAAGAGAGGAAGTCTTTCTTCAACAACACACAGAGCCTGTCAGTCCTGCGGGAGTTCCCTTTGAGCACTCCTTTGCTGTTCCCTCGAGTTCGTCTCCTCAGCGAGGCCGGGGTACCTGTCCGATGGTGCAGGGGGCCTTCCCAGCAGAACATCCCCTCCTTTGCAGGCAAACTGGTGAGTGTCCCAGCACCAGGGCTTCACAACGCTGTCTCGCCCACGCACACTTTGTAGGGTGATTTCAGTTTCCTGCATCTAAAATGGACATCATCACGTGATTGTTATCAGCCAAATCCGAAAGCGCAGCAGCCTGCACAGAACCAAAATCGAATCCCCTAACTCACTTAGGCAGCCCAAAGGAACCCCATGCTTCAGACGGTTGCACCACAGGCCCCACTGGTAGATCAGAAATCACAGGTATAGAGTGTTAGTTCCTTTAACATCACACCACAGATGAGTAGCAGGCAAAAACACAATCCCAGTGCCCTCAAAACTCTGCCCACTGAAATTCAGACCAATGTAATCAGAAGGTTCCAGATTTCCCGTACCTCTTTCTTACATAGCAGTAGATGATGGCAAGTATTCCACTGGTCAGTATTCCTACACCAATTCCCACAGCAATGTAGCGCTCGTAAGAATTATGGGCATATGAATTTAGTGTTAAATGTTCACACCTCTCTCCATTATAACCTGCAAGGCACCtacaaaataaacacacatcatgcaaaaattattcagaacttgttttgctttctattTCAAACACGCATTAGTTTTCATCAGTTTTAAACAAATCACAAGAAGTCTAAAGAAGGAGGGGCTAAACCTGGTGCTCACTCAGAACCTCTTCCCTCCACCAAGACTACCAGTTGCCCCAGTTTATCTAGTTTAAAGCTAGCTCAAGTACTACAGTCACAGCAGCAACGCAGTCTAAACATCCCCTCATCGTACAGGGTGTGGACCCAGAGCACCGTGCTCTGCTGATCTTTAGCTGCTGTCATGTCTCCAAAGGCCAAGGCTGCCCAGTATGCATCCTAGAGAATTGTAAGGACACCATGGTCCTGATTGGTGTGTAGCTGTGGAATAAGGGAATTGTAGCGATATGTTGGAAGATCCTGTCTCCTTCTTAGTACCCACTGTGAACATCTATTGATTCCTCTACTACTTACTCCAGCACCAGCTGTGATTTGAGACAGCACCATGACAGTGACCTGCAAAGCTGTTaatttcccctctcccttccgTAGTTTTATGCTAGCACAGTACTACAGCCTTGTTAGCAGTCCAGAGGCACCACAGCACTAAGGTCTGTGCCAAACTTTAACCCTGCAAATACCTGACTGGCACTGTGAAGCTGCACATGCAGCACATAAAGAATCAATGCCAGTATTATTTTTGAAGAATTCCTTACTTGCATATGGGCTTCCTCAGTTCACTGTGGAAGGCGCAGAGCCCGTTGATACAATAGCTGTGGTGCTCCTCAAGGCAGCTCTGCATCAGCTTCAAGAGCTTTGGCTGCTCTGTGTAGTCTACTGTGAAACAGAATAAAGTCATGTTATGTTTAGGACAAAACATTGTTTGAACATATCTTCACACCTGGAGCAGAACAGACACCGTGCAGCACTCAGTATGTGGATTTACTGTGTGGTGTCTTGTGAGCTGATTCAGTCAGCGCTAAACAGAGCGAGCTTCTGACACagtccagcacagctctgaggaAGCACAAACTGTAAATAAATCACTTGCTCTTGAGGAATGTGTACAAAAATGACTATGGGAGATTCACACAGGGTAACATCAGCACTATCTAACCTGCAATCCAATCAGCAAAACTGTCCCAGGAACAGCAGGGGTTTAGGACACAAGGAAAGCACTGCATTATTCTCAGTATCCTTCTCAGTCGGAATTCAATTTAATCGttaattattgttttcttttcctgatcccAAGACAAACTACTGCATTTCTAGtgctcctgcctgccagctctgcagccatgACTGAGGATGAATGGTGGGACTGCTCCCTCCCctcttttttccactgtttaATGTTAGCTGAGTGTCCCATGACAGTTGTAAGCTGCCAAGACTGCCTGGATGATCTTGCTGTGTAAAAGCAATGGTCCATGGCTACCAAGCTTGTGAACTTGTGCAAAATTCTATGCATCTGGGTCAGCAAGCACACCTCTTGTGCAGAAAATGCTACCTTATTCCCAGCCACGGTGGCTAAAATGAGAATAAAGAAGTCATGGGAACAGGGGTGCAGCAGGTGAAGAGAAAGCTCCAAAGCTTCACCATCAGTGCAAACATCTGTTCCAACTGGTCTCTCTACCCAGTTACAGGAatcactggtggggtggggtgtcCAAGCAATGACTTACTATTTCAGGGGACTGCCTCAGTGACAGCTGAAGGTGATTTCCTAAACGAGTGCATGTCAACACAGCTTTCAGTTATGAccacaagaaaaataacatcTTGCAGCAAGGTGACAAGGTCTGCTCAGCAAAGGTGACTCAACAAAGGTACACCAAGCAGAACCCTTCCTTTCCGACTAAGTGCTGAATCAAGGTCTGGAGATAGCAGACTGATGGAACCATTGTCACGGACAGAAGGCTCAAGGCCCCTTGATCCCACCACACTTTTCAGGAGTAACAGCACACACCCCCTAAATTCCCAATCAAATTCCAGTCTGAGCCATTTAATGGCAGGAATCTCCTCTGTGTGCTCTTCTAAGtgtttttggattttttcttcctcctctatGCAGGTTTATCAGAGATGACAAGCAATGGCAAACAGCTGCTCCAGCTAGAGCAACTCTCAACTTCAGCTGTGAATGATGTGGTTTGGACACCCAAAAGGCACGATGCTGTAACTGACACTCAGATCAAGCATGACTACTTGGAGAATGGTACCCTCTCAAACCTGACAGAGTAATCTGTAACCTGACAGACTTCCACCTTAACAAGAGACTTAGGGAGAACAAGTGACAATTCAGGTC
Proteins encoded in this region:
- the EPGN gene encoding epigen isoform X2, producing MAFGMLIYILLKAMGALSEESAITASSLSTDLWNNWTKNNTEVDYTEQPKLLKLMQSCLEEHHSYCINGLCAFHSELRKPICKCLAGYNGERCEHLTLNSYAHNSYERYIAVGIGVGILTSGILAIIYCYVRKRCRKLKSPYKVCVGETAL
- the EPGN gene encoding epigen isoform X1, which translates into the protein MAFGMLIYILLKVSIYLHYTAMGALSEESAITASSLSTDLWNNWTKNNTEVDYTEQPKLLKLMQSCLEEHHSYCINGLCAFHSELRKPICKCLAGYNGERCEHLTLNSYAHNSYERYIAVGIGVGILTSGILAIIYCYVRKRCRKLKSPYKVCVGETAL